A segment of the Pedobacter faecalis genome:
CCCGGGCATCGGTCAGCACCGTAACCCCCAATTCAACAAGGAAGTCCCTCGATTTCTTCTGCGCCTGGGGAGACATGGCGCCCAACAACTCGGGCGATCCTTCAATCAAATAGATGTTGACCTGGTCAAGGTCCAGATCCGGATAGTCGTTCTTCAGTACATGCTTCTTCAGTTCAGCGATCGCGCCTGCTGTTTCTACACCCGTAGGGCCGCCGCCCACCACAATGAAGTTCAGCATCTCCGACTTTAATACTGGATCGGCCGTGATCTGCGCAGCTTCCAGATTCTGCAGCATCAAACTGCGTAAATTTAAAGCCTCCGGAATTGACTTCATGGGCATGGCATTCCGCTCAATTTCCGTCTGCCCGAAGAAGTTACTCGTAGAACCTGTCGCGATAACCAGGTAATCGTATTCAATTGTGCCTACGGTGGTTGCCAGAATATTTTCCTCCGGGATCACATGCGTAGCGTCCGTAACTCGGAACGTAAAATTCTTTTGCCCCTTGAATACTTTTCTTAGCGGGAAAGCGATCGACTCTGCTTCTAGTCCACCAGTGGCAACCTGGTACAGCAATGGCTGAAATGTATGATAATTGTGGCGGTCGACCATCAGAACATCGACATCTTTGTTCCGAAGCTTTTTAGCTAATTCAATACCGCCGAATCCGCCGCCCACGATAACAATTCTTGTTTTGGATCCTTTCGGGAAATGTTGCTCCATAGTGATCAATTTTGATAAGTATGATATAACAACAAAAAGGCATCCAAAAAGGATGCCTTTATTTATAGTTTTTTGTATTCCCGGATTATACGGTCGTGTTGTCTTCCTTTTTACGGGTAAACTCAACCACAAATGGCGTAGCCACGAACAGGGATGAATAAGTACCGAAGATAACACCGATCAGCATCGCGAAAGAGAATCCTCTCAAGATATCACCTCCGAAGAAGAACAATACCAGCAAGGCAAGCATTACGCAAAGACCAGTAACCACCGTACGGTTCAAGGTGCTGTTCAATGCGTTATTCACGATAGTCGGCATGCTTTCGTTCTTATGACGGCTTTGGCCCAGATATTCCCGCACACGGTCAAATACTACAACTGTATCGTTCATCGAATAGCCCATTACTGTAAGGATGGCAGCAATAAACTGTTGGTCGATATCCAGTGAGAAAGGAAGTATTCCGTTGAAGATCGAGAAGATCGCAAGTAATACCAATACGTCGTGCGACAATGCGATAACAGCTGCGATACCAAACTGCAGGTTTTTAAACCTGATAACGATGTATATAAATACCGCCAGTATGGCTAACAAAACTGCATATACCGCTGAGGTCTTGATGTCGCTCGCCATAGTGGGACCGATTTTCTGCGCATCCTTAATCAGGTAAGGGTTGTTAAGGCTCTTCAGTCCGGTATTCAATTTCTGCTCCACCTGGCTTTCTACATTTTCGCCAGTTTCATCGATCAGGTAGCTCGTTGTAATACGAACCTGATTGCCGATACCGTAAGTTTTCACTTCCGGCGCTTGTCCGAATTGCTCGTCTAAAGCATCCCTTACATCTATCGTATTAACATCTTTTTTAAACTCTACAACGTAAGCACGTCCGCCTTGAAAATCTACACCAAGGCTGAACCCTTTGGTGAAAATGGATACAATACCCGCAAGGATAATCACAGAGGAGAAGATATAGAACTTACGTCTTCCGCTTACAAAGTTGAAGTTTGAATCTTTGAAGAGGTTTGCAGTTAAAGGAATAGAGAAAGAGATCTTCCCTTCTTTCTTCAGAAGCGCTTCGAATACAAGGCGGGTGATAAAGATCGACGTGAACAGCGAGGTTACGATACCTAAAACGAGGGTAGTAGCGAAACCTTTGATCGGACCGGTACCCAGGTAGAACAGGATGATACCTGTGATCAGGGTTACGATGTTTGAATCGATGATCGCAGAATAAGCGTTTTTGTAACCGTCAGCTATAGCTTGTCTCACTGCCTTTCCGGCGGCAAGTTCTTCTTTGATACGTTCGTAAATAAGTACGTTGGCATCCACGGCCATACCAATGGTAAGTACCAGACCGGCGATTCCAGGAAGCGTCCATACCGCACCCAATGAAGTCATTGCACCAATCAGGAAGAACAGGTTAGTCACCAAAGCGATGTTGGCAACCCATCCGGCCTTGCTGTAATAGATAGCCATAAAGCCAAGTACCAGCACCAGACCAAGGATAGACGAGATTAAACCGGCGTCAATTGACTCCTGGCCCAAAGTAGGACCAACAACATATTCACCTACAATATGCGCAGGAACAGGTAGTTTACCAGCTTTCAGTACGTTGGCTAAATCTTTTGTTTCTTCCACTGTAAAGCTTCCGGAAATTGACGATACCCCGTTCGGAATTTCTTCGTTTACAGAAGGGGCTGAGTATACCTGGTCATCAAGAACAATAGCAATTGACTTTTTGCCGTTAGCGGCAGCCTCTCCAGTCATTTTTTTCCATG
Coding sequences within it:
- a CDS encoding NAD(P)/FAD-dependent oxidoreductase, coding for MEQHFPKGSKTRIVIVGGGFGGIELAKKLRNKDVDVLMVDRHNYHTFQPLLYQVATGGLEAESIAFPLRKVFKGQKNFTFRVTDATHVIPEENILATTVGTIEYDYLVIATGSTSNFFGQTEIERNAMPMKSIPEALNLRSLMLQNLEAAQITADPVLKSEMLNFIVVGGGPTGVETAGAIAELKKHVLKNDYPDLDLDQVNIYLIEGSPELLGAMSPQAQKKSRDFLVELGVTVLTDARVLSYNGKVLSLEGGQRISSSTVIWSAGVKGAVLDGLNPASIVRGNRLRVNEVNLVEGHANIFAIGDVAAMITDKFPNGHPGVAPAAMQQGKLLAKNLMRIIEGKPTEPFDYFDKGTMATVGRNRAVVDLHKIRFQGVFAWFTWMFVHLMTLVGFRNKLVVFVNWVWSYFSYDRGTRLIIRPFFRDTNNEAKIDKTG
- the secDF gene encoding protein translocase subunit SecDF: MQGKGFIKLMAILLGIVCVYSLSFSFVTSKVEKDAKAYAKGDVNKERAYLDSMATVPVYPILGFDYQFCKEKEINLGLDLKGGMNVTMEISVANLIKSLANNTDDANFNQAIENAQRQTGASGKDFIAAFVNEFEKISPNGKLADYFANESNAATVKANATNAEIKNFLTKEADNAIDRSFIILRSRIDGFGVVSPNMQKQEGTNRILIELPGVDESAKQRVRKLLSGSAELQFWHVYNNEEVFPIMENINNTLAASLKNAKDTSGTATADTASKGGSKLAGLAKGAKQSDSTALQAQEMAKTNPLFSVLNIPTYQAENGQQQLAPGAVVGRVLQKDTAKVNEFFARPEIAAIIPQTYKFLWSVKPINDTKIFELYAIKVTSSDGRPDLGGDAVSNARDDYDPQSGKPVVTMYMTGVGASTWKKMTGEAAANGKKSIAIVLDDQVYSAPSVNEEIPNGVSSISGSFTVEETKDLANVLKAGKLPVPAHIVGEYVVGPTLGQESIDAGLISSILGLVLVLGFMAIYYSKAGWVANIALVTNLFFLIGAMTSLGAVWTLPGIAGLVLTIGMAVDANVLIYERIKEELAAGKAVRQAIADGYKNAYSAIIDSNIVTLITGIILFYLGTGPIKGFATTLVLGIVTSLFTSIFITRLVFEALLKKEGKISFSIPLTANLFKDSNFNFVSGRRKFYIFSSVIILAGIVSIFTKGFSLGVDFQGGRAYVVEFKKDVNTIDVRDALDEQFGQAPEVKTYGIGNQVRITTSYLIDETGENVESQVEQKLNTGLKSLNNPYLIKDAQKIGPTMASDIKTSAVYAVLLAILAVFIYIVIRFKNLQFGIAAVIALSHDVLVLLAIFSIFNGILPFSLDIDQQFIAAILTVMGYSMNDTVVVFDRVREYLGQSRHKNESMPTIVNNALNSTLNRTVVTGLCVMLALLVLFFFGGDILRGFSFAMLIGVIFGTYSSLFVATPFVVEFTRKKEDNTTV